The genomic DNA CCTCCTGGCCCGGCCCGGCGGCGGGCACTCCTTCGGCGGGAGTTCCCGCGGCAGCGGGGGGCACGGGGGGGGCGGCGGCGGCAACGGGGGTGGCGCCATGCTGATCTTTCAGCTGATTTCACTGCTCTTTCACTATCCCCTCCTGGGCCTGATCGTCCTGGCGCTCATCGTCTTCTTCATCGTCATGGCCGGCAAGCAGAAGGCCGCCGGCGGATGGTCGACCGTCACGCCCCCGCCCCCGCCCGTGCCCCCGACGCCCCGGGAAACCCCCCGCGCGGAGATCGAGAAGATCCGTACCCTGGACCCGGCCTTCTCCCTGGTCAGTTTCGAGGATTTCCTCTACGGGCTCTACACCGAGTTTCACCGCGCCCGGGGGGCGGCGGCCCTGCACACCCTCTCCGCCTACTTTTCGCCCCACCTCCTGGCGCTGCCTGCGCCCGGCGACCTCGCGGGCATCGAGAACGTGGTGGTGGGCTCCATGAACTACACCCGCGTCCGCGGCGTCGACGACCCCGCGGCGCCCAACGTCGTGGTCGGCGTCCGCTTCGAGTCCAATTACACCGAGGTGTCCAGGGCCGGCCGGCGGCAGGGGGTCTACGCCATGGAGGACTGGACCCTCTCCCGGGCCCGCAGCGCTGCCTCCCGCCCCCCGGACAAGGCGAGGTCCCTGGGCTGCCCCGGCTGCGGCGCCCCGGTGTCCGCCGTGGTCAGCGGCGCCTGTTCCTTCTGCAAGCGGCAGGTCAGCAACGGGGCCTTCGACTGGTTCGTCCAGGGGATCGGCCTGGTCCAGATGGAGTACAAGGCCCCGACCCTGACCACCTACATGCCGGAGCGGGGCACGAACCTGCCCACGGTGAAGGACCCGGGCCTCGACGCCGGGATGGCCGCCCTGGCCGCCAAGGACCCCTCCTTCGCCCTGGAGGCGTTCCTCAAGCGCGTGGGGCTTGTCTTCGGCCAGTTCCAGCAGTCGTGGTCGGCCTGCGACCTCCGGGGGATGCGCCCCTTCATGAGCGACACCCTGTTCCAGACCCAGATGTACTGGATCGAGGCCTACCGGAGCCAGGGCCTCCGCAACGTCACCGAGAACGCCCGGATCACCGCGGTGGAACCCGTCAAGGTCTCGTCCGACGCCTGGTTCGACACCCTGACGGTCCGGCTCTTCGCGACGGGGCTCGACTTCACGGTGGACACAACGGGGAAGGTGGTCGCCGGGTCCCGCACCCGGGAAAAACCCTACAGCGAGTACTGGACCTTCATCCGCGGCGCCGGGAAGCAGGGGGAGCCTCGCGCCGACCTGGCCTGTCCCCGCTGCGGGGCGCCGCTGTCCATCAACATGTCCGGGGAGTGCGAGTACTGCACGGCGCGCGTGACCTCCGGGGAGTACGACTGGGTCCTGAGCCGGATCGAGCAGGACGAGGTCTACCGTGGCTGACCCATGGTGACCGCCGTCGTCATCCTCGCGCTGATCCTTCTCAACGGTTTCTTCGCCATGTCGGAGATCGCCGTGGTTTCCGCACGGAAACCCCGCCTGCTCCAGATGCCCAGGGCGGACCAGCGTCGGGTCCAGTTGGTTCTCCGCCTCCAGGCCAACCCGGAGTCGATGCTGTCGGTGGTGCAGATCGGCATCACCCTGGTGGGGATCGTCGCCGGGGCCTTCGGCGCCGTGGAGCTGGCCGACGACGTCGCCCCCTCCCTCGCGGCCGTCCCCGCGCTCGCCCCCTGGGCCCCCCAGATCGCCTATTTCCTCATCGTCCTGGGGTTGACCTACGTCACCCTGGTTGTCGGGGAACTGGTGCCCAAGGCCTTCGCCCTGCGCCGGCCCGAGGCGGTGGCCGTCCGGGTCGCCCCCGTCATGAGCGCGGCGGCCCGGGTCATGCACCCCTTCGTGGTCTTCCTCGAGGGATCGACGCGGGTGATCCTGCGCCTCTTTGGTTTCCACGGCCCGCCGGGGGCCGTCATCACCGCGGAGGAGGTCCGGTTCGTGATCGACCAGGGGGCCGCCCAGGGTGTCCTGGCGGAAAAGGAGAACGAGCTGATCCGCAACGTCTTCCGCCTGGCCGAGCGCCAGGCCCGCTCCGTCATGACCAGCCGCCAGGACGTGTGCTGGCTGGACGTGAACGCCCCCCGGCGGGTCAACCACCGGAAGATCGTCAAGGAGGGGTTCACCCGGTACCCCGTCTGCGAGGGGTCCCTGGAGAAGATCGTCGGGATCCTGGACGTCAAGGACTACTGGCGGGTCGGCGGCGGGCGGGGACGCGTCGCCCTGCGCGCCCTGGTCTCACCGGCCGTTTACGTGCCCGAGAACCAGTCCGCTTTCACCACGCTGGAGACGCTCCAGTCGCGCTCGGTGCACCTCGCCGTGGTGCTGGACGAGTACGGGGCCACCGAGGGCATCGTCACGCTGCACGACCTGGTGGAAAACATCTTCGGGACGATGCCGGACGCGGTCCGGGGGGAAGGGGAGGCGATCTTCGCCCGGGAGGACGGCTCCCTGCTGGTGGACGGCACCCAGCCCTTCGACGAGATCGCGGAACGGCTGGGGATCGTCCTGGAGCCCGAGGTGTCCCGGCCGTTCTCGACCCTGGGAGGGTACATGATGTTCCGGCTGAAGAAGGTCCCGCGGACGGGCGACCATCTCGAGGCCGACGGGTTCCGTTTCGAGATCGTGGACATGGACGGCCCGCGCGTGGACAAGGTCCTGGTGCGCCAGGTGTCGGCCGAAGGGGCCGCTCCCGGGCCGGAGAAGACAGCGGGCGAATGACCCGCCCGCGCGCCGGCGGGAACGACGGTCGGGTGGCCAACCCACGTGCCGGCAGGGGGGGGCGCCAACGGCGCAACCTCCCTCAGCTCGGCCAACGGCCTGGGTCATCGCGGCGCAGATGGATTTTCTTCAGCGGCCTGAAGGGCCGCGATACTAGGGTTCGGGCCGGTCGGGAGTGTGCTTCCGGAAAACGTAGCCGCCCTTCTCCGCCCCCCAGACCTGCTTGCCGTCCTTGTCGTACCCGCGGTCCCAGCTCGTGAGGGTGTCCGGCGTGATCCGGACGTCCGAGGTGGCGAACCGGGCCCCCTTGTGCTCGCTCAGGCACTCGCTCCCGCGGGTGCTGCCGGCGAAGGCGCCGTCGGGCTGCACCTTGAGGAAGATGGCGCACCCCGGCCGTTCCTTGAGCTGGTCGGGGGTCAGGTCCTCGAGGGGGTTCTCCCGTTTCCACTGCCCGGCGAACCGGAGAGGGTCCTCCATCTCGAAAACCCGGCTGGCCAGGGCCCCGTCCGGCTCGGCGGTGAGGTGGTAGACCCGCTGGCGGTAGGGCTGATCCTGCTTCGCGACCAGGGCCTGCTCCACGTAGAGCCAGTACCCGTCCGTCCGGGAGGTCCAGATCCGGACCATGCGAAGGCGGATGTCCTTGAAGTTCTCCGGGTCGGCCGCCGCCTGTTCGGCGCTGTCGTAGGAACCGCACATCCACTCCGCGAGGCGGCGCAGGTCCTTCTTCTGCTTCTCCGTCGGGGGCTGCGCGTCCTTTTTCGGCGCCGGGGGGCCGGCGCTCACCGGCACCAGCAGGCAAAGGAAAACCGGAACGACGACCCGCCAAATGATACATACCCGGTTTCGCATGTTTCCTCCCGTCATTTGGGCCAGCGGATCACCGCTGAAGACAGCGGGTCAACCGTGTCCATCAGTGTTCATCCGCGGTTTGGGCGATCTCCCCCGTGTCCGGCGGCCCGGCCTTCGTCACCCGGATCCGGAGGACTTTCCGGCTGTCCACCTCCAGGACCGTGACCCGGAGACCGCGGCACTCGAAGGTCTCGTCCGGGGCCGGGAAGCGCCCGAGGTGGGTGATGACCATCCCCGCGGCGGTGTTGTAGGTCTCGTCGTAGAGGTCGACCCCGACCCGCTCCTCCAGTCGGCCGATCTCGGTGTCCCCCTTGAGGACGAAGACGCCCGGGGACTCCTCGACGATGGCCTCCTCCTCGTGCTGGTCCTCGTCGCGGATCTCCCCGACGATCTCCTCCAGAAGGTCCTCCAGCGTCACCAGCCCCGCAACACCCCCGTACTCGTCCACCACCACCGCCAGGTTGTCCCCCCGGCTCTGCATCTCGCGCAGCAGTTCGGGCACCTTCTTGGTTTCCGGAACGAAGAAGGCGGGCCGGATCATGTCGCCGATGGGGCCGCCCGCGGTCTCGGCGCTGTAGGCCGCCAGGAGGTGGCGGACGTGGACGGTGCCCGTGATGGTGTCGAGGCCGTCCCGGTAGACCGGGATCCGGCTGTGGCGGCTCTGGGAGATCAGGTCCTTGAGTTCCTGGAGGGTGGCCGTCTCCTTGAGGGCGGTGATCTCCGTCCGGGGGGTCATGATCTCCCGGACCATGGTGTCGCCGAACTCCACCACCTGCCGGATGAGCTTCTGCTCCTCGGGCTCGAAGATCCCCTCTTCCTCCCCGACGTCCAGGTAGGCCTGGACCTCGGCCTCGGTGGCTTCCGTGTTTTCGGTCTCCTCGGCCTCCTCCTCCGCTTCGCGGCGACGGGCGATGACCAGGACGGGGTAGCACAGGGGGTGGAGGAACCGGTGGAAGGGGCGGAAAACGGGGGAGAGCCGCCGGACCGCCAGGGGGATGTCGCCCCGGATGACGGCCCAGGGGATCAGGTGCCCGGACAGGAACACCGCCACCGCCACGCCCGCCACGGTGACGGTGAATGGCTGGGGGGCCCCGACGGCGACCAGCAGGTTGAAGACCACCAGGGCGAAGGCGACGAGGAGGACCCGGACGAGAAACACCAGGGGGACCTGCACGTCGGATTTCGAGCGGTTCAGCAGGACGAGGACCCGGTCTTTCTTCCAATCCTTGAAGCGCTCCGGGATGAGCCGGAGTTCGAGGGGGGTCAGGCGCCCGATGGCGTTGTCCAACAGGGAGAAATAGGCGTGGGCGACAAAGAGGGCAACGGCGATCATGGCTTGCAGGTCGGGTTTCATGGCGGTGTCCGTGTTCTCCCGTGGGCCTTATAGCACGGGCGGGCCGTAAAAGCAAGTTCCCACGCGCCGTCCCGGCGCGGGTATCGTCCCGCCCGCTCCCACGCGTCGTCCGGCATGCCCCGGGGCCAAGATGCCCCGTTTGTGTCGATCCGGGTCCGGAATCGACGTATCAGGTCTCTCGCAAAGACGCCAAGACGCAAAGCCTCGCAAAGGAATCCCACTTTTCCGCTTCCGGCTTTGCGAGGCTTGGCGTCTTCTCGCCTTTGCGAGAGGTAAAGACCGCCTGTTTATTGTTCTGGAGCATCCGGATGATCCGTGTCCATCCGTGTGCATCTGTGGTTTCTTCCCGGTTTATCCGGGTTGGGACTAGCGAGCCGGCAGAGTGATCCCTCGCCGACCCGAAAAATGCTCGGAAGGGTGTTTGCCTTTCCCCCGTCCAAGCTGTCAGGCTTGACATTCCAGGGCGATGGATTTATGCTCTTCATATAAGCGCTTAAAGGAGGACATCGCATGAGAATCACCGTGCACATCCCCGATCGGCTCGAAGCGGACGTGAAACGCTGCGCCGCGAACGAAGGGAAATCGGTCTCCTCCCTGACGGCCGAGGCCCTGGGCTATTACCTGCAGGCCCTCCGGCGAAGGAAAGCGGGGGAAAGGGTCCTGGCCCTGGCGGGCAGCGCCCCTCCGGCGACGGACGCCCTGGAAGCACTGGACCGTCTCCGCGAGGACGGTCATGATCGGCCTTGACACCGGCTTTTTCGTGGCGCTGCTCGGCGGACACCCCGAGGCGGTCCGGGTCTGGAAGGACCTGGTCGAGGGGGAAGACTCCGTGACGTCCTGCCTGACCCTCTACGAACTCCGGGCGCTGGCCATGAGAGGGAAAATTACGCTGGTTGGCGCCGAGGCCGTTCTGGAGGCGATCCCGGCGGTCTCCCGGGTCCTGTGGCTCGACCATGGGGACACCCTGGCGCAGGCAGCCCGGCTGACCCACGGGCTGGGCCTCCCGGCCATGGACGCCCTCATCCTGGCCGACCTTCTCGAGGCCGGCGCCACGGTAGTCTATTCTACCGATGTGCATATGGAAACCGGCCATCGGAAAGGAGTCAAGGTCGTCAACCTGAAAAACCGCTGAGACCAGGTTTTGGGGGTGAGGGGCGCGGGTTTCCGGAGCGTTGAATCGACTTTAGCCCTATCGGGTTGATAGGGTTAGGATTGCGAATTAGAATGTTATGATTGACTGATTTGGCAAGGATTAGATACTACCTGGCACTCTTCCCTCGTTCCTCAAAAGGCCCTTCGCTGACACTCGGGGGCGCCGTCGTGCCGTACGCCTCCCGACTGCCCTTTGCGAGGCTTGGCGTCTTGGCGGCTTTGCGTGAGGTCGGTCCCGGCAGGGTTCAGTGGAAGTGGATCATCATGGCGGTGACGTTGTCCTTGCCGCCGGCGAGGTTGGCTTCCTTGACGAGGATGGCGGCCTGCTCCTTGGGGTGGGCGTGGCGGCACATCACGTTGCGGATGGTCTCGTCCGTCACCATGTTGTAAAGGCCGTCGGTGCAGATCATGAGGCGGATCCCCCGCGGGATCACGGTGATGTAGGTGTCGACCTCCACCTCCTCCTTGCTGCCGAGGGAACGGGAGAGGATGTTCTTGCGCGGGTGGACGCGCGCCTCCTCCTCGGTGAGGACGCCCTGCTTGACCAGTTCGCAGACCATGCTGTGGTCCTGGGTCAGGATGCGGAAGGAGTTCTGGTCGAGGAAGTAGCAGCGGCAGTCGCCCACGTGGCCCAGGGTCAGCACGTCGTTGCGGATGATGGCGGCCGTGAGGGTGGCCCCCATGCTGAGGTGCTCGCCGCCGTCCCGGAGCCGGAAGATCCGCCGGTTGGCTTCCTGGACGGCCATTTTCATGAAGGCCGCGGGGTTCTCCAGCAGCTCCCGGTCCTCGTCCGGCACCCGCGCGCCGTACCCCGGCACGTCCCGGACCGTCCCCAGGTTGTGCCGCAGGGCCCGCTGGAGAAAAAGCTCCCCGAGGGTCTTGACGGCGATCTTCGCCGCCACCTCGCCCTTCTCCTTCCCCCCCATGCCGTCGGAGACGGCGAAGAGCCCCACGAGGTCGCGTTCACCGACGGTGTCGAGATTGGTGACCAAGGCCAGGGTGGCGTCCTCGTTGGAGCCTCGCTGCATCCCCGTGTCCGTAAGATAAGCCCAGGTCAGGTTCACGCTTGACGGCCTCGATTCGGGTTCCGGAGTCCGCCCGGATTTTTCCCGATCTTATCACGGCGGAAATTATTCGGGAAGGGTTTTTTCGTCGGGGAAATTTTCCCCAGCAGAAGAACAATTCTCCAAGCCGGCGAGGCGCCGGCCGTTTCCCGGACGGTCCGCGCGTGCAACGGTGGGGGCCCTCCCGGACCGGATTCGCCGTCCTCCCGGTGGGGCCGGGGTCGCCCGCCTGTTCGGGCGTTGGATTGGCACATCGATTGCTTAGCGAAGTTGGCGGCATTCGGACCGCCCCCGAAACGACGGGAAATCAAATCCACAACAAAGGAGAGTGCATATGACCATCAGACCGTTGCATGATCGGGTCATCGTCAAGAGGCTCGAGCAGAAAGAGCAGGTGAAGGGCGGGATCATCATCCCCGACACCGCCAAGGAAAAGCCCCAGCAGGGCGAGGTCATCGCCGTCGGCAAGGGCAAGATCCTCGACAGCGGCGAGCGCGTGACGCCCGAGGTCAAGGCCGGCGACCGCATCCTCTTCGGCAAGTACTCCGGCAACGAAGTCAAGATCGACGAAGAAGAGTTCCTGATCATGCGCGAGGACGAGATCCTCGGCATCCTGGAATAACCCACCGAATCACGATTAAGGAGAAGAGACAATGGCCAAGGATATCATTTACGCCGAGACCTGCCGCCAGAAGATTCTGGAAGGCGTCAACAAGCTGGCCGACACGGTCAAGCTCACGCTGGGCCCCAAGGGCCGCAACGTCGTCCTCGAAAAGAAGTTCGGGGCCCCCACCATCACCAAGGACGGCGTCACCGTCGCCAAGGAGATCGAACTGAAGGACAAGATGACCAACCTGGGCGCCCAGATGGTCAAGGAAGTCGCCTCCAAGACCAGCGACGTGGCCGGCGACGGCACCACCACCGCCACCCTCCTGGCCCAGGCCATCTACAAGGAAGGCGTGAAGAACGTGGCCGCCGGGGCCAACCCGATGGCCATCAAGCGCGGGATCGACAAGTCCGTCGAAGCCGTGGTGAAGGAGATCACCAAGATGTCCGTGCCGGTCAGCGGCGACATGATCGCCCAGGTCGGCTCCATCTCCGCCAACAACGACATGTCCATCGGCTCCATCATCGCCGAGGCCATGAAGAAGGTGGGCAAGGACGGCGTCATCACCGTGGAGGAGGCCAAGACCCTCGAGACCGCCCTGGAAGTGGTGGAAGGCATGCAGTTCGACCGCGGCTACCTGTCCCCCTACTTCGTCACGGACCCCGAGCGGATGGAAGCCGTCCTGGAAGACGTCAACATCCTGATCCACGAGAAGAAGATCAGCGCCATGAAGGACCTGCTCCCGGTCCTGGAGCAGATCGCCCGCTCCGGCAAGCCCCTCCTGATCATCGCCGAGGACGTGGAAGGCGAGGCCCTGGCCACCCTGGTGGTCAACAAGCTGCGCGGCACCCTGCAGGTGGCCGCCGTCAAGGCCCCCGGTTTCGGCGACCGCCGCAAGGCCATGCTGGAAGACATCGCCATCCTGACGGGCGGCAAAGTCATCAGCGAGGACCTCGGCATCAAGCTGGAAAACATCAAGATGGAAGACCTTGGCCGCGCCAAGCGGATCCGGATCGACAAGGACAACACCACCATCGTGGACGGCCAGCACAACCCGGCCGACCTCCAGGCCCGCATCAAGCAGATCCGCGTCCAGATCGACGAGACCACGTCCGACTACGACCGCGAGAAGCTGCAGGAGCGCCTGGCCAAGCTGGTGGGCGGCGTGGCCGTGATCAAGGTCGGGGCCGCCACCGAGACCGAGATGAAGGAAAAGAAAGCCCGCGTGGAAGACGCCATGCACGCCACCAAGGCGGCCGTTGAAGAGGGAATCGTCCCCGGCGGCGGCGTCGCGTTCCTGCGCGTCATGAAGGCCCTGGACGGCCTGAACCTGGACGGCGACGAGAAGGTCGGCGTGTGCATCATCCGCCGCGCCCTCGAGGAGCCCATCCGCCAGATCGCCCTCAACGCGGGCCTGGAAGGCGCCGTGGTGGCCGAGCGCGTGAAGGCCTCCGACGACGTCAACTTCGGCTACAACGCGGAGACCGAGGTGTACGAGGACCTGGTCAAGGCCGGCGTCATCGACCCCGCCAAGGTCACCCGCACCGCCCTCCAGAACGCCGCCTCCATCGCCGGGCTGCTGCTCACCACCGAGGCTTCGGTGTACGAACTGCCCGAGGAAAAGCCGGCCGCCCCGCCCATGCCCCACGGCGGCGGGATGTACTGAGAACCCGTTTTAGCGTCTGACTCAAGGGGCCGCGCCGCGCGGCCCCTTTTTTTTCGACCAGTCAGACAAGTCGGACAAGTCGGACAAGTCAGACAAGTCGGACAAGTCAGACCTCCCGATCAAAAAAAGGCCCTCGCGGTGTTCTCGTCAGCTCCTCCACCCGGCGGAGGAGGCCGGCGAAGTGGGAGCCCTGCCAGTAGACCCTGCCGCAGCCGATGCACTGGTAGAACTCCTGGAACGCCTCTCGGGAGCGGAAGGGCACCCGTTCGGCCACCTCCTCCTTCCGCCGGTCCTCCAGGAAGCCGTTGCAACGCATACAGCGGGTGAAAGGCTGCACCTGATCCTCCAGCCGGAACCGGCGCAGGATCTCCCGGACCTGTTCCGGCGGTGAGGTGGACCGGACCCAGGCGCCGTGCCAGACCTGCTTGCGCTTCAGCAAGCCGATGTCCCGGGTCAGCAACAGGCGGTGCTCCCCGGCGGAGACCCGGGCCAGGTCCTCGTCTGGCCAGTCGTTGCGGTAGAGGGTGTCGAACCCCAGGAGCCGGAGGCCGGCGGCCAGCTTTCCCAGGTGGATATCCAGGACGAAGCGGGGGGGGTGGTCGATCGCCGGCAGCAGGCGGGTCCCGGGCGCGCCGGCGAGGGCCCCGAGGTCCGGGAGGACCGCGACCCGGTCGCCGGGGGCCAGGAGGGCCGCGAAGTCCCGGGGCTCGCCGTTGATCACCACCAGGTCCACCTCCACGTGGGGGACCCCGAAAGCCTCGATGCCGTCTTTCACCGACCCGCCTGCCGACTCGGGGCGCTCGAGGTCCCGCCCCCGGGTCGCCGCCGGCAGGAAATCGTTCAGATCGCCATAGAAACGAAAGGTGATGGTGCCCATTTCCTGCCCGTCTCCCCCGGATTTCAACCACGAAATACACGGAATACACGAACGTGAGCCATCATTGCGGGTTCGGCGTGTTCTGCGGCCAGGTGAAGAGAACCTCAGAATACGCAGTAGAAAGAACCGGGCGGCGGGGTGTCAGGGGGACGGGGGCGGCGGCGCGTCCGGGGGCGGCTTCGGAGGGTGCCCCGGGCCGGTTTCGGGAGGGCCGGTCTCGTCGGGCGATTCCGCCGCCGGGGCGGGCGCCGCGGTCACCGCCGCCGAGCCCGTGTCGGAAGCGTCGGCCCCGGCCGCCGCATCGGGGGTGTCGACCCCGGTCGCGGGCGCCTGGGCCGGGGTCTCGCTGAGCTTGAACTCCCCCGGGTACTCCCGCTGGACGTCGTCCTGGTCCTTCTGTTTCAGCCCGAGGGCGGCGCGTAGCCCGGAGAGGCTCCACCCCCCGGCCCACTTCTGGCGGACCAGCCGGAAGGCGATGACGGAGCGCTTCTTGCGCATCCGGGGGCTCTTGTCGTCCAGCGGGTTGTAGATGTGGGGGTTGGCGATGACCGACGCCAGGCGGACCGCCTCGGGGACCGTCAGTGCCGCCGCACTCTTCTTGAACCAGAACCGGGCCGCGGCCTCGGCCCCGTAGACGCCGTCGCCCCACTCGATGATGTTGAGGTAGATCTCCAGGATCCGGTCCTTGGAGAGGTTGCGCTCCATGTACCAGGTGATGGCCGCCTCCCGGACCTTGCGCCACCAGCTGCGCTCGGGGGAGAGGTAGAGGTTCTTGGCGCACTGCTGGGTGATGGTGGAGCCGCCGCGGGTGATCCGGCTGTCCTCCAGGTTGCGCTGCCAGGCCTCCCGGATGGCCTCCCAGTCAAACCCGTCGTGGGCGTAGAACTTGTCGTCCTCGGTGGTGATGACGGCCCGGATCAGGTTCTTCGAGATCTTCGAGAGAGGGACCCAGGTCCAGAGCCGCCGGAGCGGCTTTCCCGCCGCTTCCGCCTCCGCTTCGCGGTACGCGATG from Acidobacteriota bacterium includes the following:
- a CDS encoding Tim44 domain-containing protein, which encodes MSAPRTPLLRPALVLALVAVLAPLFLAVVTDDLLARPGGGHSFGGSSRGSGGHGGGGGGNGGGAMLIFQLISLLFHYPLLGLIVLALIVFFIVMAGKQKAAGGWSTVTPPPPPVPPTPRETPRAEIEKIRTLDPAFSLVSFEDFLYGLYTEFHRARGAAALHTLSAYFSPHLLALPAPGDLAGIENVVVGSMNYTRVRGVDDPAAPNVVVGVRFESNYTEVSRAGRRQGVYAMEDWTLSRARSAASRPPDKARSLGCPGCGAPVSAVVSGACSFCKRQVSNGAFDWFVQGIGLVQMEYKAPTLTTYMPERGTNLPTVKDPGLDAGMAALAAKDPSFALEAFLKRVGLVFGQFQQSWSACDLRGMRPFMSDTLFQTQMYWIEAYRSQGLRNVTENARITAVEPVKVSSDAWFDTLTVRLFATGLDFTVDTTGKVVAGSRTREKPYSEYWTFIRGAGKQGEPRADLACPRCGAPLSINMSGECEYCTARVTSGEYDWVLSRIEQDEVYRG
- a CDS encoding HlyC/CorC family transporter, producing the protein MVTAVVILALILLNGFFAMSEIAVVSARKPRLLQMPRADQRRVQLVLRLQANPESMLSVVQIGITLVGIVAGAFGAVELADDVAPSLAAVPALAPWAPQIAYFLIVLGLTYVTLVVGELVPKAFALRRPEAVAVRVAPVMSAAARVMHPFVVFLEGSTRVILRLFGFHGPPGAVITAEEVRFVIDQGAAQGVLAEKENELIRNVFRLAERQARSVMTSRQDVCWLDVNAPRRVNHRKIVKEGFTRYPVCEGSLEKIVGILDVKDYWRVGGGRGRVALRALVSPAVYVPENQSAFTTLETLQSRSVHLAVVLDEYGATEGIVTLHDLVENIFGTMPDAVRGEGEAIFAREDGSLLVDGTQPFDEIAERLGIVLEPEVSRPFSTLGGYMMFRLKKVPRTGDHLEADGFRFEIVDMDGPRVDKVLVRQVSAEGAAPGPEKTAGE
- a CDS encoding chromophore lyase CpcT/CpeT, producing MRNRVCIIWRVVVPVFLCLLVPVSAGPPAPKKDAQPPTEKQKKDLRRLAEWMCGSYDSAEQAAADPENFKDIRLRMVRIWTSRTDGYWLYVEQALVAKQDQPYRQRVYHLTAEPDGALASRVFEMEDPLRFAGQWKRENPLEDLTPDQLKERPGCAIFLKVQPDGAFAGSTRGSECLSEHKGARFATSDVRITPDTLTSWDRGYDKDGKQVWGAEKGGYVFRKHTPDRPEP
- a CDS encoding HlyC/CorC family transporter — encoded protein: MKPDLQAMIAVALFVAHAYFSLLDNAIGRLTPLELRLIPERFKDWKKDRVLVLLNRSKSDVQVPLVFLVRVLLVAFALVVFNLLVAVGAPQPFTVTVAGVAVAVFLSGHLIPWAVIRGDIPLAVRRLSPVFRPFHRFLHPLCYPVLVIARRREAEEEAEETENTEATEAEVQAYLDVGEEEGIFEPEEQKLIRQVVEFGDTMVREIMTPRTEITALKETATLQELKDLISQSRHSRIPVYRDGLDTITGTVHVRHLLAAYSAETAGGPIGDMIRPAFFVPETKKVPELLREMQSRGDNLAVVVDEYGGVAGLVTLEDLLEEIVGEIRDEDQHEEEAIVEESPGVFVLKGDTEIGRLEERVGVDLYDETYNTAAGMVITHLGRFPAPDETFECRGLRVTVLEVDSRKVLRIRVTKAGPPDTGEIAQTADEH
- a CDS encoding type II toxin-antitoxin system VapC family toxin, which codes for MIGLDTGFFVALLGGHPEAVRVWKDLVEGEDSVTSCLTLYELRALAMRGKITLVGAEAVLEAIPAVSRVLWLDHGDTLAQAARLTHGLGLPAMDALILADLLEAGATVVYSTDVHMETGHRKGVKVVNLKNR
- a CDS encoding serine/threonine-protein phosphatase produces the protein MNLTWAYLTDTGMQRGSNEDATLALVTNLDTVGERDLVGLFAVSDGMGGKEKGEVAAKIAVKTLGELFLQRALRHNLGTVRDVPGYGARVPDEDRELLENPAAFMKMAVQEANRRIFRLRDGGEHLSMGATLTAAIIRNDVLTLGHVGDCRCYFLDQNSFRILTQDHSMVCELVKQGVLTEEEARVHPRKNILSRSLGSKEEVEVDTYITVIPRGIRLMICTDGLYNMVTDETIRNVMCRHAHPKEQAAILVKEANLAGGKDNVTAMMIHFH
- the groES gene encoding co-chaperone GroES; its protein translation is MTIRPLHDRVIVKRLEQKEQVKGGIIIPDTAKEKPQQGEVIAVGKGKILDSGERVTPEVKAGDRILFGKYSGNEVKIDEEEFLIMREDEILGILE
- the groL gene encoding chaperonin GroEL (60 kDa chaperone family; promotes refolding of misfolded polypeptides especially under stressful conditions; forms two stacked rings of heptamers to form a barrel-shaped 14mer; ends can be capped by GroES; misfolded proteins enter the barrel where they are refolded when GroES binds), which encodes MAKDIIYAETCRQKILEGVNKLADTVKLTLGPKGRNVVLEKKFGAPTITKDGVTVAKEIELKDKMTNLGAQMVKEVASKTSDVAGDGTTTATLLAQAIYKEGVKNVAAGANPMAIKRGIDKSVEAVVKEITKMSVPVSGDMIAQVGSISANNDMSIGSIIAEAMKKVGKDGVITVEEAKTLETALEVVEGMQFDRGYLSPYFVTDPERMEAVLEDVNILIHEKKISAMKDLLPVLEQIARSGKPLLIIAEDVEGEALATLVVNKLRGTLQVAAVKAPGFGDRRKAMLEDIAILTGGKVISEDLGIKLENIKMEDLGRAKRIRIDKDNTTIVDGQHNPADLQARIKQIRVQIDETTSDYDREKLQERLAKLVGGVAVIKVGAATETEMKEKKARVEDAMHATKAAVEEGIVPGGGVAFLRVMKALDGLNLDGDEKVGVCIIRRALEEPIRQIALNAGLEGAVVAERVKASDDVNFGYNAETEVYEDLVKAGVIDPAKVTRTALQNAASIAGLLLTTEASVYELPEEKPAAPPMPHGGGMY
- a CDS encoding Mut7-C ubiquitin/RNAse domain-containing protein → MGTITFRFYGDLNDFLPAATRGRDLERPESAGGSVKDGIEAFGVPHVEVDLVVINGEPRDFAALLAPGDRVAVLPDLGALAGAPGTRLLPAIDHPPRFVLDIHLGKLAAGLRLLGFDTLYRNDWPDEDLARVSAGEHRLLLTRDIGLLKRKQVWHGAWVRSTSPPEQVREILRRFRLEDQVQPFTRCMRCNGFLEDRRKEEVAERVPFRSREAFQEFYQCIGCGRVYWQGSHFAGLLRRVEELTRTPRGPFFDREV
- the mtgA gene encoding monofunctional biosynthetic peptidoglycan transglycosylase, which produces MPREDEQLRDLYLGAPGTTTEPEKPKAERKPGRKRHLVRWILLGLLGFILLSVFLFWVTLPNPGDYREKNPETTAIIAYREAEAEAAGKPLRRLWTWVPLSKISKNLIRAVITTEDDKFYAHDGFDWEAIREAWQRNLEDSRITRGGSTITQQCAKNLYLSPERSWWRKVREAAITWYMERNLSKDRILEIYLNIIEWGDGVYGAEAAARFWFKKSAAALTVPEAVRLASVIANPHIYNPLDDKSPRMRKKRSVIAFRLVRQKWAGGWSLSGLRAALGLKQKDQDDVQREYPGEFKLSETPAQAPATGVDTPDAAAGADASDTGSAAVTAAPAPAAESPDETGPPETGPGHPPKPPPDAPPPPSP